AACGAGAAATTGTTCTCAGAGAGAACAACTTTACCACTTAAGGCTGAAACATGTGAAGAGATACTTAccaaatatatatcatcaaattcgGATGAGGTCGAGAAAGAACAGGTTGTTGTAAGCACTAAGAGCAAAAAgtttgattcattaaacGCGTTATTGGACTCAAACAGTGAAACTATGAAAAGttatgaagaaagaattggaaaatacAAAGAACGCATACTCAAGGAGATCacagaagatgaaattgatcaatacGAGCAAATATTAGAGgatttagaagaagatttcCGTGATACCCTGGAAGCATTAAATACATTTGAAGTAAGTCGACAATTTAAAATCAAAGCAATAGAAATAgccaagaaagatgaacATTGTACATTATGCTTAAGGTCATTTGACTCTCCTGgattaaagaattttgtTAGTTTGTTGCAAGATGATGTGAAAAAGATGAATGTTGAAGAGTTAACTAAGAATGTTGAGATAgcaaaaaaagaattagaatcaACTAAAGCGATAAATTCTGACGTACTTCAATATAGGAAGCTCTCTCTGGAAGTTACAGATCTTAAGTCGCATATAGATAAGACCAAGCTGGATACTTTAAACGCAAAGGAAGATTTCGAAACTGGACTTAATCGCTTAGGAAATTTAAAATCTAACATGGACGCTTTAAACTCTTTAAAGAATCCTATTTACGATATTGtaagaattaaaaatgatatcaaCGATAGTAATAGACAAATAGAGGCGTTGAAAGATGAGTTAAGCGAGTATGGAGTGTCGAAGACTCCACTCGACGAATTACAACAGCTTCAACAATCTAAGAACATGGAGATTAAGGATTTGAGAATACAAATAAacgaaattaatgaattaaaattcaCGAAACAGAAAGAGCTCGCAAGattagaaaataatatcaaagaTAAACAGTTGGCAATAAGTAATATGGAAAGATCGTTCGTTGACCTCAAAAATCTTAGAGAAtctattgatgaaaatgagaAACATATTAACGAGTTGAATAAAAAACTGACTGACATCAAGAATGTTTTGGATGAATTTCATGATAAACAAAATGTTcatcaagaagaattaaggAAAACTAAGGATAGTAATAAGAAAATACGAGAAAAAGAAGTCAGCAACgtagataaaattgaaaagattgtTTCAAACTTTTTGAGTCTCTACAATGCTACTAaatcatttttgaaaattgaattaccaaaattgaaggaagtagaaacaaaaattaGAGAGACCGAAAGTGTGACAAAAGgagttgaaattgaaatactGGAATCGGAATCCCACATAAAACGCCTTGAAAAGTCCATTAAtgaatcatcaaattttaaAAGTAATATTCGTGATAACTTGGAGTATAGAAATgttcaaaaagaattggaGGGTATTGATAACCAAGTTCATAGCcttgatatttcaaatgctCAGgccaagaaagatgaatATCAAGAGACGTCAAAgaatttgagaaatatattaacaAAACTAAATGCAGATTATGCTGGAAAAGTGGGCGAGGTAAGACAGATGAAAGATCAAATATCATCGCTCCAAAATGAGCTAAGTAACGAATACAAGAATATCGATAGAACATACCATGAAGAATGGATTAAGTTACAAACAAATATGTTAGTATCAAATGATATACAGACTTATTCGAAGGCGTTAGATAATgcaataatgaaatatcatAGTATGAAAATGGAAGatataaatagaatattaGGCGAGTTATGGAGACAAACATATAAAGGTACCGATGTTGATACAATCTCAATAAAAAGTGATGTCAATGTTCAAGCGAAAGGTAATAGATCTTATAATTATCGCGTGGTAATGTATAAACAGGATTCTGAATTGGATATGAGAGGTAGATGTTCTGCAGGTCAAAAAGTTCTTACAAGTATTCTCATAAGATTAGCGTTGGCGGAATGTTTTGGAGCAAATTGTGGTATCATTGCTTTAGATGAGCCAACAACGAATTTAGACCTGGAAAATACTGAATCATTGGCTCAGGCtctaaataaaataattgaattcagAAAAAACCAGAAAAACTTTCAATTAATTGTCATCACACATGATGAAAAGTTCTTGAGTCATATCAATGGGGATAATTTCACAGATCATTTCTATAGGGTTCAAAGAGATGAACACCAGAAGTCAATAATCAGAAGCTTACCTATAAGTcttattcaagaagattaaatgaaatttacattagtatatataataattatatactGCTTTTTATTGAACCCAGTCTGAACACACCCGTTTTAATCTGTGGCGGGCTATTTTGAGGAGTTCTACCTTTATTAACAGAAAATGTAGTTGCTTTTGATAGATCCGTTTTCCACTGGTCTAAGAACTTATCTTTTTCAACCCAAGTATTTTCTAGCCATTTCTCTATTTTGCTCCTCTTTGTTGGAACTCTCAGTAACCTCTTGGATTTAACATGTATATGTATCGTTATTGGATTATCTGAAGagaatatttctaatagATTTGGCGATACTAAATTTACACCCTTGTCCTGGGGGGTTTCCGATGAACTTACTGCATTACTTTCGTCTTTAGATGCTTTATTTGTAGGTGTTTTTGATTCTATACTTTTCGACTCATATAAAACCGATACATCATAAAGCTGATTAAATTTAGAATGCTCTTTGCTGTTTAAAGTTGAAATCACATTATAAAATGCTGAGAACCTGggatataatatattttgcaacGTCGGTAAGTAAAACTTTTCGCCCTGAGCTTTTTGTAAGGAAGAATCCTCTTCAGTCCAAATATTTACTTCAGGGAACAATACGATCCATTCTGGAACTTTGCTTTTCAGGATCTTTCCAAATACGATTTTGCTCAAAGAACTCTCTAATTCCCAATTTTCATCACATTTTGCTAGGTTAATTAGCACTCTTATTGATGGAATACGCCATAGTTTGAACCAAGTAAAAAAGTTGATTCTGGGAAGAGTGAggtttttgaaagatttttcgttttcttcattattcagCATATCATTTGTGTACCTAGCCAAGTAGGCCATGGCTATGAAATCAACTAGAGATTTGTGATTACTTATAATAATTGCAGAATCCGTATTAATATCGTCTCCTGTTACAACAAAGTTCACTCCATTCATATTCTAAAATTGTCAGTCAGTATTTTCCCATACCCTagttattaaatatacataccaaaaaataaatacataaCTCCCAGAACATAGAGGCAGATATTCTTTTGATGTTATTTATGCTTTCTGGAAGCAAATAATGTAGACCCAAACAAGCTGTTGAAATGAGCTTGTATAAGAATGCAGCTGCAAAGAGAATAAGCAATATAAGACTGCCTCTCATTCTAGAGATAATTGAAGTAGTGCCATGTTCTGAATCAGATGCTATGCCAATGTGGTTTATCAACTCCATTATCTCTCAATGTTATAATGCTGTTTTAATTACTTCACTATAAGTATAGACTATTAGTATATGGTCTTCTTGATAACCACAAACAGTTGCAACGTGCGGCTCctagaatttttttttttttaagtTCATCTAAGATGAGGCagaaatttatatactggtaaattaatttgttAAAGTCAAGTAGCACGTTATAATAGGATGTCTCGTTTGATTGTAAAGGGCCTTCCTAAGTATTTCACCGAGCAGAAGCTCAGGGAGCATTTTTCTAAAAAAGGGGATGTTACTGATGTTAAACtcatgaagaaaagaaatggTGAATCAAGAAGATTTGCATTTATAGGTtataaatcatttgaagatgCAGAAAAGTCGGCCAGATTTTTCGATAAGTCATTTATAGATACAGCTAGGATTGATGTTGAGTTAGCCAAAACTTTCTCCGATCCTTCAGTTCCTTTGTcattcaaagaaaaaagaagattaaACGATGAAAAGCTTAGGGAACAAGAAGCAAGGTTGGTAGAAGAGCAAGAGAggaaaaataaaaagcaGAGAACAAACAAATCAactattgatgaagaaatcgaAAACAACCCTAAATTAAGAGAATTCATGGAAGTGATGAAGCCGTCTCATCAAGTGAAGTCATGGGCTAACTTTGATGTGGCTGATGGGACAGGGGCTCCTTCTACCCAAGCATTGGCTGATGAACTAGCCAGACAAGACGGAAACGAATTGTCTACGGAAAGTAATAAACCTAATGTTTTACAGGCTCCTGAGGGGgaaagtgatgatgaatatgaagACTTTAAACCAACAGATGCAAACAAAGGAGAAGTAGaggaggaagaagaagaagaaaaaatgaTAAGTTTAAGCGACTTACCAGAAGAGGAGAACAAGTTGgctaatgatgaaaatgttACTGATCTTGATTGGTTAAAATTGAGAAGAAGGCGTATGAAGGATAATGAACCAGCTGAAGATCCACAAGCCCGTGAAGCGGTTTCCAAAGATGAGATAATCCCTGCAGAAGTTGAAAGATTACCTGAAAGATACTTGGAAGAACCTCAGCAATcaccagaagaaataactattgcaaaaatttcCGAAACTGGTCGTTTATTtgttagaaatattttatacaCTTCTACAGAACAAGAATTCCGTGAACTATTTGAAACATACGGACCGCTTGAGGAAGTACATGTTGCCATTGATACTCGTACCGGTAAATCCAAAGGATttgtttatattcaattctttaaGAGTGAAAATGCTGTATCGGCATATCATGCTTTGGATaaacaaatttttcaaggTCGTTTATTGCATATTTTACCTGCtgagaagaagaaggatcATAGGCTAGATGAGTTTgacttgaaaaatcttccattgaagaaacaacgtgaattgaaaagaaaagacCATGCATCAAAAACACAATTTAGTTGGAATTCATTATACATGAATAGTGACGCTGTATTAGATTCGGTTGCTGCAAAGATGGGTGTTTCAAAATCACAATTGATTGATGCTCAAAGTTCTAATTCTGCGGTAAAGCAAGCTTTAGCAGAAGCACATGTCATTGGGGATGTCAGAAAGTATTTTGAGAATAAAGGTGTCGATTTAACTACATTTGATAAAAAGGAAAGAGACGATAAAGTCATTTTGGTCAAGAATTTCCCTTATGGTACAactattgaagaaattgggGAATTATTTTCTGAATATGGCCAATTAAAAAGAATGTTGATGCCTCCAGCTGGGACAATTGCGATTGTTGAGTTCCGTGATGCGCCAAGTGCAAGAGCAGCATTCCAAAAATTAGCATATAGAAGGTTTGGGAAGagtattatatatttggaAAAGGGTCCAAAAGATTTGTTTACTCGTGAACCTTCGTCggatgaaaataatgaaatctCTGAAAAGCCTGATGAAAAGGCTGTTGAGGTTAAGGTAACAGCCAATGATATAATGGGTGAGTCTAAGGtcgaagaagatgaagacaCAATTGACGGTCCTACGGTTTCTATATTTGTCaagaacttgaattttgcTACTACTTCCCAAAGATTGACAGAGGCTTTTCAAGCTCTTCCAGGGTTTATTGTTGCCAAAGTCAAGGTCAAACCAGATCCAAAGAAATCAGGAAGTACCCTCAGTATGGGATTTGGTTTTGTTGAGTTTAGAACTAAAGAACAAGCAAATGTGGCTATTTCCACCATGAATGATTATGTTTTGGATGGACACAAATTACAATTG
The nucleotide sequence above comes from Debaryomyces hansenii CBS767 chromosome A complete sequence. Encoded proteins:
- a CDS encoding DEHA2D17314p (similar to uniprot|P12753 Saccharomyces cerevisiae YNL250W RAD50 Subunit of MRX complex with Mre11p and Xrs2p involved in processing double-strand DNA breaks in vegetative cells initiation of meiotic DSBs telomere maintenance and nonhomologous end joining), which translates into the protein MSSLFKLSIQGIRSFDSERHETIQFGFPLTLICGQNGCGKTTIIECLKYATTGDLPPNSKGGAFVNDPSIASRSSVTAQVKLAFLNANGKSMITTRTMQLTKKKTRSGVSSNTFKTLDGQLAVMDKGTKTTISTKNAELDTSIPIYLGASRAILDYVIFCHQDDSLWPLSEASVLKKRFDDIFEASKFTKVLDNLKTIKKDMTTDIKLIEQSVHHLKIDKSRAKKINEKVNDLNQKVDTYTEEIATITMDIEEKEKEAEALFLSNQQFHETLSKIEHLNFIQKSYKEQIDRLNKSIYKLPDSDEELREQLNNYENITNEKASQIKRLNDENVKLHENLKDKRNEFNQIIRLEGSLKSKEEFYKENVINLSNLVLKSQDYFDLSYTDVDLKDDDKIEEFKETIEKKLQDLKSDYNTLVNKHSEDESLLESAVQEVTNSIAREKQHQDYCNDDIERGRKKINEFKKKMDHLQYNEGDLEIERSELESLLSRYEEKKSQSDSSRYESKVDSYNGDLLTLEHELEELNKKISASNKQSDVHAKLSLLNEAIMHKSKALLKIISSNEKLFSERTTLPLKAETCEEILTKYISSNSDEVEKEQVVVSTKSKKFDSLNALLDSNSETMKSYEERIGKYKERILKEITEDEIDQYEQILEDLEEDFRDTSEALNTFEVSRQFKIKAIEIAKKDEHCTLCLRSFDSPGLKNFVSLLQDDVKKMNVEELTKNVEIAKKELESTKAINSDVLQYRKLSSEVTDLKSHIDKTKSDTLNAKEDFETGLNRLGNLKSNMDALNSLKNPIYDIVRIKNDINDSNRQIEALKDELSEYGVSKTPLDELQQLQQSKNMEIKDLRIQINEINELKFTKQKELARLENNIKDKQLAISNMERSFVDLKNLRESIDENEKHINELNKKSTDIKNVLDEFHDKQNVHQEELRKTKDSNKKIREKEVSNVDKIEKIVSNFLSLYNATKSFLKIELPKLKEVETKIRETESVTKGVEIEISESESHIKRLEKSINESSNFKSNIRDNLEYRNVQKELEGIDNQVHSLDISNAQAKKDEYQETSKNLRNILTKLNADYAGKVGEVRQMKDQISSLQNELSNEYKNIDRTYHEEWIKLQTNMLVSNDIQTYSKALDNAIMKYHSMKMEDINRILGELWRQTYKGTDVDTISIKSDVNVQAKGNRSYNYRVVMYKQDSELDMRGRCSAGQKVLTSILIRLALAECFGANCGIIALDEPTTNLDSENTESLAQALNKIIEFRKNQKNFQLIVITHDEKFLSHINGDNFTDHFYRVQRDEHQKSIIRSLPISLIQED
- a CDS encoding DEHA2D17358p (similar to uniprot|Q06106 Saccharomyces cerevisiae YPR112C MRD1 Essential conserved protein that associates with 35S precursor rRNA and is required for its initial processing at the A(0)-A(2) cleavage sites shows partial nucleolar localization contains five consensus RNA-binding domains), which gives rise to MSRLIVKGLPKYFTEQKLREHFSKKGDVTDVKLMKKRNGESRRFAFIGYKSFEDAEKSARFFDKSFIDTARIDVELAKTFSDPSVPLSFKEKRRLNDEKLREQEARLVEEQERKNKKQRTNKSTIDEEIENNPKLREFMEVMKPSHQVKSWANFDVADGTGAPSTQALADELARQDGNELSTESNKPNVLQAPEGESDDEYEDFKPTDANKGEVEEEEEEEKMISLSDLPEEENKLANDENVTDLDWLKLRRRRMKDNEPAEDPQAREAVSKDEIIPAEVERLPERYLEEPQQSPEEITIAKISETGRLFVRNILYTSTEQEFRELFETYGPLEEVHVAIDTRTGKSKGFVYIQFFKSENAVSAYHALDKQIFQGRLLHILPAEKKKDHRLDEFDLKNLPLKKQRELKRKDHASKTQFSWNSLYMNSDAVLDSVAAKMGVSKSQLIDAQSSNSAVKQALAEAHVIGDVRKYFENKGVDLTTFDKKERDDKVILVKNFPYGTTIEEIGELFSEYGQLKRMLMPPAGTIAIVEFRDAPSARAAFQKLAYRRFGKSIIYLEKGPKDLFTREPSSDENNEISEKPDEKAVEVKVTANDIMGESKVEEDEDTIDGPTVSIFVKNLNFATTSQRLTEAFQALPGFIVAKVKVKPDPKKSGSTLSMGFGFVEFRTKEQANVAISTMNDYVLDGHKLQLKLSHRQSGSTSTSSKSEKSNKSNKIIIKNLPFEATRKDVLELFGAFGQLKSVRVPKKFDKSARGFAFVEFSLLKEAENAMNQLEGVHLLGRRLVMQYAEQDAGDAEAEIDRMTKKVKKQVATQQLASARLAGKGKNIDLEEESGDEFDIAN
- a CDS encoding DEHA2D17336p (similar to CA1046|IPF11617 Candida albicans IPF11617 unknown function) → MNGVNFVVTGDDINTDSAIIISNHKSLVDFIAMAYLARYTNDMSNNEENEKSFKNLTLPRINFFTWFKLWRIPSIRVLINLAKCDENWELESSLSKIVFGKISKSKVPEWIVLFPEVNIWTEEDSSLQKAQGEKFYLPTLQNILYPRFSAFYNVISTLNSKEHSKFNQLYDVSVLYESKSIESKTPTNKASKDESNAVSSSETPQDKGVNLVSPNLLEIFSSDNPITIHIHVKSKRLSRVPTKRSKIEKWLENTWVEKDKFLDQWKTDLSKATTFSVNKGRTPQNSPPQIKTGVFRSGSIKSSI